The Humidesulfovibrio mexicanus genome window below encodes:
- a CDS encoding DVU0150 family protein, which translates to MKNRLLKLFTWCMTLCIALPELALAAGGGKVANVVIVADTRKFSGWEAWWTNLYNESHLYFAILTMALIPTIGVIFGVLADMIMSTIGIDLKSRGAAGH; encoded by the coding sequence ATGAAAAATCGTCTGCTCAAGCTGTTCACCTGGTGCATGACACTGTGCATCGCGCTGCCGGAACTGGCGCTGGCGGCCGGTGGCGGAAAGGTCGCCAACGTGGTCATCGTGGCCGACACCCGCAAGTTCTCGGGCTGGGAAGCCTGGTGGACCAATCTTTACAACGAGAGCCACCTGTATTTCGCCATCCTGACCATGGCCCTCATCCCCACCATCGGCGTGATCTTCGGCGTCCTGGCCGACATGATCATGAGCACCATCGGCATTGACCTGAAGTCCCGCGGCGCGGCTGGCCATTAA
- a CDS encoding NADH-quinone oxidoreductase subunit C, which produces MSIETTAVTPAQIVAEVTKLKADGYRLVTMSSVLTGPESMDILYHFDKDLKLVHLRLAAKPNGSVPSISGVLFGAFLIENEIRDQFGVTFDGLVVDYQGKLLNDCGMGGPSSPFCRMVVTKADAKEVR; this is translated from the coding sequence ATGAGTATCGAGACCACTGCCGTCACCCCCGCCCAGATCGTGGCCGAGGTGACCAAGCTCAAGGCGGACGGCTACCGCCTGGTGACCATGTCCAGCGTCCTGACCGGGCCTGAGTCCATGGACATCCTGTACCACTTCGACAAGGACCTGAAGCTCGTGCACCTGCGCTTGGCCGCCAAGCCCAACGGCTCCGTGCCGAGCATCTCCGGCGTGCTGTTTGGCGCCTTCCTCATCGAAAACGAGATCCGCGACCAGTTCGGCGTCACCTTCGACGGCCTGGTGGTGGACTATCAGGGCAAACTCCTGAACGACTGCGGCATGGGCGGACCCAGCTCTCCCTTCTGCCGCATGGTCGTCACCAAAGCCGATGCCAAGGAGGTGCGCTAA
- a CDS encoding NADH-quinone oxidoreductase subunit H, whose amino-acid sequence MNLTTFYLAAAALVLAPVLGGLVAGVDRVVTARLQSRMGPPLLQPFYDVGKLWSKVIPPASHWQGMFVRWALVASLASDILLAAGADVLMAFFVQAASASFVCLGAFCGNSPYSKLGAQRELFQLLAYEPVFLVAILCMAHVAGAFDAYSFMNASAQPLLFKMPLIVPALLFVVLVKLRKSPFDISASHHMHQEVVRGVYTDYAGRDFALLEIAHWADVVVVLWICSFLWATSAVTMVATAAVFLLAALVIDNISARLTWRHMLKVAAPLCLILATANLLWLYME is encoded by the coding sequence ATGAACTTGACGACATTCTACCTTGCGGCGGCCGCCCTTGTGCTGGCCCCGGTTCTTGGCGGCCTGGTGGCCGGCGTGGACCGCGTGGTGACCGCGCGTCTGCAGTCCCGCATGGGCCCCCCGCTGCTGCAGCCCTTCTACGACGTGGGCAAGCTGTGGTCCAAGGTGATTCCCCCGGCCAGCCACTGGCAGGGCATGTTCGTGCGCTGGGCGCTTGTGGCCTCCCTTGCGTCGGACATTCTGCTGGCCGCCGGGGCCGATGTGCTGATGGCCTTCTTCGTGCAGGCCGCCAGCGCCAGCTTCGTGTGCCTGGGCGCCTTCTGCGGCAATTCGCCCTACAGCAAGCTCGGCGCCCAGCGCGAGCTCTTCCAGCTTCTGGCCTACGAGCCGGTGTTCCTGGTGGCCATTCTGTGCATGGCTCATGTGGCCGGGGCCTTCGACGCCTACAGCTTCATGAACGCCAGCGCGCAGCCGCTGCTGTTCAAGATGCCGCTCATCGTGCCCGCGCTCCTGTTCGTGGTGCTGGTGAAGCTGCGCAAGTCGCCCTTCGACATCTCCGCGTCCCACCACATGCACCAGGAGGTGGTGCGCGGCGTGTACACCGACTACGCCGGACGCGACTTCGCCTTGCTTGAGATCGCCCACTGGGCCGATGTGGTGGTGGTGCTCTGGATCTGCTCCTTCCTCTGGGCCACCAGCGCGGTCACCATGGTCGCCACCGCGGCCGTGTTCCTTCTCGCGGCCCTGGTCATCGACAACATCAGCGCCCGCCTGACTTGGCGGCACATGCTGAAGGTGGCGGCGCCCCTGTGCCTGATCCTGGCCACGGCGAACCTTCTTTGGCTGTACATGGAGTAA
- a CDS encoding YhcH/YjgK/YiaL family protein: MILDALENWRLYGAGRAWELAFERLLSLGPEAEPGEYELDGRDVFLIVFDTTTKALLDTTLEAHRVYADIHLPLTGPEVHARFALAGLAETKPYDPAADAAHYDHPDRFTALFTLHPGQFALYLPGEAHLSQGKVDPRPQPLRKAVVKVRADLLRP; encoded by the coding sequence ATGATCCTGGACGCTTTGGAGAATTGGCGGCTGTATGGCGCGGGGCGGGCCTGGGAGCTCGCCTTCGAGCGCCTGCTGTCCCTGGGTCCGGAAGCCGAGCCTGGCGAATACGAGCTCGACGGCCGCGATGTCTTCCTCATCGTGTTCGACACCACCACCAAGGCCCTGCTCGACACCACACTTGAGGCGCACCGCGTGTATGCGGACATCCACCTGCCCCTCACCGGGCCGGAGGTCCACGCCCGCTTCGCCCTCGCCGGTCTTGCGGAGACAAAGCCCTATGACCCGGCTGCGGACGCCGCGCACTACGACCATCCGGACCGCTTCACCGCGCTCTTCACCCTGCACCCCGGCCAATTCGCCCTGTACCTGCCGGGCGAGGCCCACCTCTCCCAGGGCAAGGTGGACCCCAGGCCGCAGCCCCTGCGCAAGGCCGTGGTCAAGGTGCGCGCGGACTTGCTGCGCCCGTAG
- a CDS encoding hydrogenase large subunit — MARTVIPFGPQHPVLPEPIHLSLVVEDEKVVEALPTLGYIHRGLEMLASKRDFHQMIQVVERVCGICSMIHAQCYCQGLEEMMGIEAPRRARMLRIVWGELHRMHSHLLWLGLFADSFGFEALFMQIWKIRERIMDLNEATTGNRVIVSVNVVGGVRADLDEGQIRWIKDTLNEVEADLKKIQSVIMSDSTVCRRTKGVGVLSKQAAYELGAAGPTLRASGIAQDMRQLKYAGFDEIPFEPIVEQDGDSWARGAVRWRETLQSIDLVRQALDKLDNSPLAEKVKGKPEGEVVTRVEQPRGECLYYLKGNGDKFMERVRIRTPTFANIPPLAAMLPGLDFADVPVVVLSIDPCISCTER, encoded by the coding sequence ATGGCCCGCACCGTCATTCCCTTCGGCCCCCAGCACCCGGTGCTGCCGGAGCCCATCCACCTCTCCCTCGTGGTCGAGGACGAGAAGGTCGTCGAAGCCCTGCCCACCCTGGGCTACATCCACCGCGGCCTTGAAATGCTGGCCAGCAAGCGCGACTTCCACCAGATGATCCAGGTGGTGGAGCGCGTGTGCGGCATCTGCTCCATGATCCACGCCCAGTGCTATTGCCAGGGCCTGGAGGAGATGATGGGCATCGAGGCTCCCCGCCGCGCCCGGATGCTGCGCATTGTGTGGGGCGAACTGCACAGAATGCACAGCCACCTGCTGTGGCTTGGCCTCTTCGCCGACAGTTTCGGCTTCGAGGCGCTGTTCATGCAGATCTGGAAGATCCGCGAACGCATCATGGACCTGAACGAGGCCACCACCGGCAACCGCGTCATCGTCTCGGTGAATGTGGTGGGCGGCGTGCGCGCCGACCTCGACGAGGGCCAGATCCGCTGGATCAAGGACACGCTGAACGAGGTGGAAGCCGATCTGAAGAAGATCCAGTCCGTCATCATGAGCGATTCCACCGTGTGCCGCCGCACCAAGGGCGTGGGCGTGCTCTCCAAGCAGGCCGCCTACGAGCTGGGCGCCGCCGGTCCCACCCTGCGCGCCAGCGGCATTGCGCAGGACATGCGCCAGCTCAAGTACGCCGGGTTCGACGAGATTCCCTTCGAGCCCATCGTCGAGCAGGACGGCGATTCCTGGGCGCGCGGCGCCGTGCGCTGGCGCGAAACCCTGCAGTCCATCGACCTGGTGCGCCAGGCCCTGGACAAGCTCGACAACTCGCCCCTGGCCGAAAAGGTCAAGGGCAAGCCCGAGGGCGAAGTGGTGACCCGCGTGGAACAGCCGCGCGGCGAGTGCCTCTACTACCTCAAAGGCAACGGCGACAAGTTCATGGAACGCGTTCGCATCCGCACCCCGACATTCGCCAACATTCCGCCCCTGGCCGCCATGCTGCCCGGGCTCGACTTCGCGGACGTCCCGGTTGTGGTCCTGTCCATCGACCCCTGCATCAGCTGCACGGAGAGGTAG
- a CDS encoding GNAT family N-acetyltransferase, with translation MRWRIVPFDPAAGTGHQAGVVSLISGIQRGEFRLPITPQDQPDLMDIPGFYVNGALGPGVFLVAIDGKGEVAGCTALLNIGEGQGALRKMFVRADMRGTGLAAALLDALLGWCRRAGVLEIYLGTTDRFLAAHRFYEKHGFVRLTKASLPASFPVMAVDSVFYALQLCAD, from the coding sequence GTGCGCTGGCGCATCGTCCCCTTCGACCCCGCTGCGGGAACGGGGCATCAGGCGGGCGTCGTCTCGCTCATCTCCGGCATTCAGCGCGGGGAGTTCCGTCTTCCCATCACCCCGCAGGACCAGCCTGACCTCATGGACATCCCCGGCTTCTACGTAAACGGGGCCTTGGGGCCGGGCGTGTTTCTGGTGGCCATCGACGGCAAGGGCGAGGTGGCGGGCTGCACCGCATTGCTGAACATTGGAGAGGGCCAGGGCGCGCTGCGCAAGATGTTCGTGCGCGCGGACATGCGCGGCACAGGCCTTGCCGCCGCCTTGCTCGACGCGCTGCTTGGCTGGTGCCGTAGGGCGGGCGTTCTGGAAATCTATCTTGGGACCACGGACCGATTCCTGGCCGCGCACCGCTTCTACGAAAAACACGGCTTTGTGCGCCTGACCAAGGCCTCCCTGCCCGCCAGCTTCCCGGTCATGGCCGTGGACAGCGTGTTCTACGCTTTGCAGCTTTGCGCCGACTGA
- a CDS encoding sulfite exporter TauE/SafE family protein gives MEWLYVLMPIAGVKIFWPGLIILGVGVGIIGGFFGMGGAWMVTPGLNILGFPMAFAIGTDIAHMAGKSLISTMRHGKFGNVDYKLGLIMLIGTVGGFEIGAQMIMWLERIGNVEKFVRYGYLILLAAIAWMVFHDINVKKRKEAAMRAAGQEGEAIGVEWHKKLHAIKIPPMIHFNEAGIYCTMWLPVFVSFLTGWLAGILGIGGGLIRMPSLIYLVGCPTHVAVGTDLFEVAISGVYGAGTYTYKGRTELVAAVIMLVGASMGAQVGAVATKYIQGYGIRYAFGFAVVGCMASIILKLMAKGMGLPILDHMSTAVVLGVVSSLSLYIFVRFVQGCKKELAAKKANA, from the coding sequence ATGGAATGGTTGTACGTCCTCATGCCCATCGCGGGCGTGAAAATATTCTGGCCCGGACTCATCATCCTGGGCGTCGGCGTCGGCATCATCGGTGGGTTCTTCGGCATGGGCGGCGCCTGGATGGTGACCCCCGGCCTGAACATCCTGGGCTTCCCCATGGCTTTCGCCATCGGCACGGACATCGCCCACATGGCGGGCAAGAGCCTCATCTCCACCATGCGGCACGGCAAGTTCGGCAACGTCGACTACAAACTCGGCCTGATCATGCTCATCGGCACGGTGGGCGGCTTTGAAATCGGCGCGCAAATGATCATGTGGCTGGAACGAATCGGCAACGTTGAAAAATTCGTGCGCTACGGCTACCTCATCCTCCTGGCGGCCATCGCCTGGATGGTCTTCCACGACATCAACGTGAAGAAGCGCAAGGAAGCGGCCATGCGCGCCGCCGGACAGGAAGGCGAGGCCATTGGCGTTGAGTGGCACAAGAAGCTGCACGCCATCAAGATTCCTCCCATGATCCACTTCAACGAGGCCGGCATCTACTGCACCATGTGGCTGCCCGTGTTCGTGAGCTTCCTCACCGGCTGGCTGGCCGGCATCCTGGGCATCGGCGGCGGACTCATCCGTATGCCCTCGCTCATCTACCTCGTCGGCTGCCCGACCCACGTGGCCGTCGGCACCGACCTGTTCGAAGTGGCGATCTCCGGCGTGTACGGCGCTGGCACCTACACCTACAAGGGCCGCACCGAGCTCGTGGCCGCCGTCATCATGCTCGTGGGCGCCTCCATGGGCGCGCAGGTGGGCGCTGTGGCCACCAAGTACATCCAGGGCTACGGCATCCGCTACGCTTTCGGTTTCGCGGTGGTTGGCTGCATGGCCTCCATCATCCTCAAGCTTATGGCCAAGGGCATGGGCCTGCCCATTCTTGACCACATGTCCACCGCCGTGGTGCTGGGCGTCGTATCGAGCCTGTCGCTGTACATCTTCGTCCGCTTCGTGCAGGGCTGCAAGAAGGAACTGGCCGCGAAGAAGGCCAACGCCTAG
- a CDS encoding sigma 54-interacting transcriptional regulator has translation MAWGSYRAKAESAASSRYFATWSVRRKLLCSLIPAVLLVLVVAGYVTNWFSSRYLNQALQRTAQVQNLAQAREMEQLLEFYRRAGLELVKEGPDRERLFAAFARWDVHHPNVVRELSFVAANASGSVVLVRTAPGVREVRPDQYNAVKGSPVTHAVRLRGREPGVVDLSRLSEVAYPPSAFLDQVGAQTFVLYRLTTPVHDARGEFLGQLVVGVDAHALRNILSVYNSAKSPLYAFSRTSETRFSYFFDDQGWILFQSENVEDIDRDLSAETARMGMMGDYGLPEFGKAFRPLPKHESYWRMVVNVQARKVGADELEASQETSSFLSPSHFVVYAPVLFNANPAKGPEIIGGVAYVDRSRLSDAAEFRHLDAMLVITLSGMGLVALVTIFISRVITKPMHQLAEAIRSMYDARTLRPIHLDKVDKETDLLARTINRMISSIQEKQELIRRRDEQIHQVQQREKVSFDNEAPASVGWRLVGDIPDLVGQSQPLVTLQSMIRKAAGADADVLVVGETGTGKELTAEGIHKFSARATMPFISINCGGLDENLLMDTLFGHVKGAFTEARTDRKGAFLAADGGTLFLDEIGTATDRVQKALLRALSVRRIRPLGSDQEVAFNVRVIAATNVDLMELVQRGEFRDDLYYRLKVISIQTPSLRQRKEDIPVLANHFIKELAAAGGRPELGLSRGALEKLMDHSWPGNVRELKNCITRAIAFAEGDVLYAEDLQFDDAAVSPATFFQEELDAARERPARQEPNGSGARGAVGAGGADDANETASGPDADGQAAHASPADAASAKGREPGIRDAASIAPFDGKRASVALRLARERGAFSRLEYQKAVGPDISQRTAQYDLQTLVKNGVLRKVGNGPATRYLSA, from the coding sequence GTGGCCTGGGGATCCTATCGAGCCAAGGCGGAAAGCGCGGCAAGCAGCCGCTATTTCGCCACCTGGAGCGTGCGCCGCAAGCTGCTGTGCTCGCTCATACCGGCAGTGTTGCTGGTGCTTGTGGTGGCCGGGTATGTCACCAACTGGTTTTCCTCGCGCTATTTGAACCAGGCGCTGCAGCGCACGGCCCAGGTGCAAAACCTCGCGCAGGCGCGTGAGATGGAGCAACTGCTGGAATTCTATCGCCGCGCTGGGCTGGAGCTGGTCAAGGAGGGGCCGGATAGGGAACGGCTTTTCGCCGCCTTTGCGCGCTGGGACGTGCACCATCCCAATGTCGTGAGGGAACTGTCTTTCGTCGCGGCCAACGCATCGGGCAGCGTTGTGCTTGTGCGCACTGCGCCGGGCGTGCGCGAGGTTCGGCCCGACCAGTACAATGCCGTGAAGGGCAGCCCCGTGACCCACGCGGTGCGGCTGCGTGGCCGCGAGCCCGGAGTGGTGGATCTTTCGCGCCTGTCGGAAGTGGCGTATCCGCCTTCGGCGTTTCTCGACCAGGTTGGCGCACAGACCTTCGTGCTCTACAGGTTGACAACCCCGGTGCACGATGCGCGAGGAGAGTTTCTGGGGCAGCTTGTGGTGGGCGTGGACGCCCACGCCCTGCGCAACATCCTGTCTGTGTACAATTCAGCGAAATCGCCCCTCTATGCCTTCAGCCGCACCAGCGAAACCCGGTTCAGCTATTTCTTCGATGACCAAGGGTGGATTCTGTTTCAGTCGGAAAACGTGGAGGACATCGACCGCGATCTTTCGGCCGAGACGGCGCGCATGGGCATGATGGGCGACTATGGGCTCCCGGAGTTCGGAAAAGCCTTTCGGCCGCTGCCGAAGCACGAATCCTACTGGCGCATGGTGGTGAACGTGCAAGCCAGAAAGGTCGGCGCGGACGAGCTTGAGGCGTCACAGGAGACATCAAGCTTCTTGAGCCCAAGCCATTTTGTCGTCTATGCGCCGGTGCTGTTCAACGCGAATCCGGCAAAAGGGCCGGAGATCATCGGCGGCGTGGCCTATGTGGACCGCAGCCGCCTTTCCGACGCCGCAGAGTTCCGGCATCTCGACGCCATGCTCGTCATCACCCTTTCCGGAATGGGACTTGTGGCTCTGGTGACCATCTTCATCAGCCGCGTCATCACCAAACCCATGCACCAGCTGGCCGAGGCAATCCGAAGCATGTACGATGCGCGGACCCTGCGGCCCATTCATCTGGACAAGGTGGACAAGGAGACCGACCTGCTCGCGCGGACCATCAACCGCATGATTTCGTCCATCCAGGAGAAGCAGGAGCTCATTCGGCGGAGAGACGAACAAATCCATCAGGTGCAGCAGCGCGAGAAGGTCTCCTTCGACAACGAGGCCCCGGCCTCCGTGGGCTGGCGGCTGGTGGGGGACATCCCGGACCTGGTTGGGCAGAGCCAGCCCCTGGTTACGCTGCAAAGCATGATCCGCAAGGCCGCTGGCGCGGACGCGGACGTGCTCGTCGTCGGCGAGACCGGCACCGGCAAGGAGCTGACGGCCGAGGGCATCCACAAGTTCAGCGCGCGCGCCACGATGCCGTTCATTTCCATAAATTGCGGCGGACTGGACGAGAATTTGCTCATGGACACCTTGTTCGGCCATGTGAAGGGAGCCTTTACCGAGGCCCGGACCGACCGCAAGGGCGCGTTTCTGGCTGCGGACGGGGGGACGCTCTTTCTGGACGAGATCGGCACCGCCACGGACCGGGTGCAAAAGGCGCTGTTGCGCGCGCTGTCGGTCCGGCGCATCCGCCCCCTCGGCAGCGACCAGGAGGTTGCGTTCAACGTGCGCGTCATCGCCGCGACAAACGTGGACTTGATGGAGCTGGTGCAGCGCGGGGAATTCCGCGATGACTTGTATTACCGCCTCAAGGTCATTTCCATCCAGACCCCGTCCCTGCGCCAGCGCAAGGAGGACATTCCGGTGTTGGCCAACCATTTTATCAAGGAGCTTGCGGCTGCCGGGGGCAGACCGGAACTCGGCCTCTCGCGCGGGGCCCTGGAAAAGCTGATGGACCACAGTTGGCCTGGAAACGTCCGTGAACTCAAGAACTGCATCACCAGAGCCATCGCATTCGCCGAGGGGGATGTGCTCTATGCCGAGGATCTGCAGTTCGACGATGCGGCGGTGAGTCCCGCCACATTCTTCCAGGAGGAGCTTGACGCGGCTCGGGAACGTCCGGCGCGGCAGGAGCCGAACGGTTCCGGGGCACGCGGCGCCGTCGGCGCGGGCGGCGCGGACGATGCGAACGAAACCGCCTCTGGACCAGATGCCGACGGCCAGGCGGCGCACGCCTCGCCCGCAGACGCAGCAAGCGCAAAGGGGCGCGAGCCGGGCATTCGCGACGCGGCTTCGATCGCGCCATTCGATGGAAAGAGGGCATCCGTGGCCTTGCGCCTCGCCCGGGAGCGTGGTGCGTTTTCGCGATTGGAGTACCAGAAGGCGGTGGGGCCGGATATCTCGCAACGAACCGCGCAATACGATTTGCAGACGCTGGTGAAGAATGGGGTCTTGCGAAAAGTGGGTAACGGCCCGGCTACGCGGTACTTGTCCGCATAG
- a CDS encoding NADH-quinone oxidoreductase subunit 5 family protein has protein sequence MLDAYIGVLVLWPLVAGLACLVLRGPGVRSALVLATAAAMAVGALGVASQAPVLANPGFLSSETALHVAEAAAFILPAYFLFRGLMAKHLLVIVFATAQLALAAYGATQLAPAAATQSAVVVDGLSLALMLVVSFAGSLICVFALPYMKHHEEHLHLKTSRQPVFFLVLLAFLGFMNGLALANDLRMFEAFFEATTLCSFLLIGHDQTEDAKKSAFRALWLNCMGGAVLHAGILLIQKQFGVADIQAIVSPAMWTGASLLPIALLAIAGCVKAAQMPFQSWLLGAMVAPTPVSALLHSSTMVKAGVFLCLRLSPVLAGTMTGRLLLLAGAFTFFAASALALGQSNAKKILAYSTIANLGLIIACAGIGTPVAVAAGIILLVIHAATKGLLFLCVGDMEQTIGSRDLEDLRGIVSKSPVIALAAVAGSMAMVLPPLGMLVGKWAALEAAAQCPVSMVLMALGSALGVVCWVRFAGTLLSGRSADPKAPSRSSLSSTPILAMLAGAVGVAMAAPWINALLLPADIAATALSGGWGLLPALFVLAMLSWIIGMKAFSRQSAATLATPYICGLPSAEKGSFIGALNRNWTLSEGNEYATEIFGEAKLTKLLGVLAGALLIALVGGAII, from the coding sequence ATGCTTGATGCGTACATTGGGGTTCTTGTCTTATGGCCCCTGGTGGCCGGTCTCGCCTGTCTGGTGCTGCGAGGCCCAGGCGTGCGTTCGGCACTGGTGTTGGCCACAGCCGCGGCCATGGCCGTGGGCGCCCTGGGCGTTGCCTCCCAGGCGCCTGTGCTTGCCAATCCTGGCTTCCTGTCTTCCGAAACGGCCCTGCACGTGGCCGAGGCGGCGGCCTTCATCCTGCCGGCCTACTTCCTCTTCCGCGGCCTGATGGCCAAACACCTGCTGGTGATCGTGTTCGCCACCGCGCAGCTGGCGCTCGCCGCCTACGGCGCAACCCAGCTTGCTCCGGCCGCGGCCACGCAGTCCGCCGTGGTGGTGGACGGGCTTTCCCTGGCGCTGATGCTGGTGGTGTCCTTCGCGGGTTCGCTCATCTGCGTCTTCGCCCTGCCCTACATGAAGCACCATGAGGAGCATCTGCACCTGAAGACCTCGCGCCAGCCGGTCTTCTTCCTGGTGCTGCTGGCCTTCCTCGGCTTCATGAACGGCCTGGCCCTGGCCAACGACCTGCGCATGTTCGAGGCCTTCTTCGAGGCCACCACCCTGTGCTCGTTCCTGCTCATCGGCCACGACCAGACCGAGGACGCCAAGAAGAGCGCCTTCCGGGCGTTGTGGCTCAACTGCATGGGCGGCGCGGTGCTGCACGCGGGCATTCTGCTCATCCAGAAGCAGTTCGGCGTGGCCGACATCCAGGCCATCGTCAGCCCGGCCATGTGGACCGGGGCAAGCCTGCTGCCCATCGCGCTTTTGGCCATAGCCGGCTGCGTGAAGGCCGCGCAAATGCCCTTCCAGTCCTGGCTGCTGGGCGCCATGGTCGCGCCCACCCCGGTCTCGGCGCTGCTGCACTCCTCCACCATGGTCAAGGCTGGCGTGTTCCTGTGCCTGCGCTTAAGCCCCGTGCTTGCGGGCACCATGACCGGACGGCTGCTGCTTCTGGCCGGAGCCTTCACCTTCTTCGCCGCCTCGGCCCTGGCCCTTGGGCAGAGCAACGCCAAGAAGATCCTGGCGTACTCCACCATCGCCAACCTCGGCCTGATCATCGCCTGCGCGGGCATCGGCACCCCTGTGGCCGTGGCCGCCGGCATCATCCTGCTGGTCATCCACGCCGCCACCAAGGGCCTGCTGTTCCTCTGCGTGGGCGACATGGAACAGACCATCGGCAGCCGCGACCTGGAAGACCTGCGCGGCATCGTGTCCAAGAGCCCGGTCATCGCCCTGGCGGCCGTGGCCGGTTCCATGGCCATGGTGCTGCCCCCGTTGGGTATGCTTGTGGGCAAGTGGGCGGCCCTGGAGGCCGCGGCCCAGTGTCCGGTGTCCATGGTGCTCATGGCCCTGGGCAGCGCCCTTGGCGTGGTGTGCTGGGTGCGCTTTGCGGGCACCCTGCTCTCCGGCAGGTCCGCCGATCCCAAGGCCCCGTCCCGCTCCTCGCTCTCCAGCACGCCCATTCTGGCCATGCTGGCGGGCGCCGTGGGCGTGGCCATGGCCGCACCGTGGATCAACGCCCTGCTGCTGCCCGCGGACATCGCCGCCACCGCCCTTTCCGGCGGCTGGGGGCTGCTGCCCGCCCTGTTCGTCCTGGCCATGCTCTCCTGGATCATCGGCATGAAGGCCTTCTCGCGCCAGAGCGCGGCCACCCTGGCCACGCCCTACATCTGCGGCCTGCCCTCGGCGGAAAAGGGCAGCTTCATCGGCGCCCTGAACCGCAACTGGACCTTGTCCGAGGGCAATGAATACGCCACCGAGATCTTCGGCGAGGCCAAGCTGACCAAACTCCTGGGCGTTCTGGCCGGAGCGCTGCTCATCGCCCTTGTTGGAGGTGCCATCATATGA
- a CDS encoding DUF4881 domain-containing protein encodes MNIKSIWRTLLVALPVALLLGCSEPGKVDQGRVIKFDEATKTITIIRDKANDTQNPDYTYLPPITYTLPSNPAEVGPLPKAGGRMKIDNKKNQVTIFDPATQNFKTIDFIMVDFKENIDKKHPLVFDKEADKAKKFPVIDKEKKTVTIYSGRQKTLSVIQLPEEYFAMPDSTWDAGDEARVYYKEDGKALRFMNISKTDIYKK; translated from the coding sequence ATGAACATCAAAAGCATCTGGCGCACGCTGCTCGTCGCCCTGCCCGTTGCGCTGCTCTTGGGCTGCTCCGAACCCGGCAAGGTGGACCAGGGCCGCGTCATCAAATTCGACGAGGCCACCAAGACCATCACCATCATCCGCGACAAGGCCAACGACACGCAGAATCCGGACTACACCTATCTGCCGCCCATCACCTACACCCTGCCCAGCAACCCGGCGGAGGTGGGCCCCCTGCCCAAGGCCGGCGGCCGCATGAAGATCGACAACAAGAAGAACCAGGTCACCATCTTCGACCCGGCCACCCAGAACTTCAAGACCATCGACTTCATCATGGTCGACTTCAAGGAGAACATTGACAAGAAGCACCCGCTGGTGTTCGACAAGGAAGCCGACAAGGCCAAGAAGTTCCCCGTGATCGACAAGGAGAAGAAGACCGTGACCATCTACTCCGGCCGCCAGAAGACCCTCTCGGTCATCCAGCTGCCCGAGGAGTACTTCGCCATGCCCGACAGCACCTGGGACGCCGGTGACGAAGCCCGCGTCTATTACAAGGAAGACGGCAAGGCGCTGCGCTTCATGAACATCAGCAAGACCGACATCTACAAGAAGTAG
- a CDS encoding 4Fe-4S binding protein: MKMLPTVISNLFSKPATRNYPFEVREPFEHARGELVNDIDRCIFCGMCQRKCPSLCITVSKEGTTGTWTLDSFSCIGCGICVDNCPVSCLKQQPNHRPVTAVRGDIVLTGKLPEKPAKKTEKAPAQ, encoded by the coding sequence ATGAAAATGCTCCCCACCGTCATATCGAACCTGTTCTCCAAGCCCGCCACGCGCAACTACCCGTTCGAGGTGCGCGAGCCCTTTGAACACGCCCGCGGCGAACTGGTGAACGACATCGACCGCTGCATCTTCTGCGGCATGTGCCAGCGCAAGTGCCCGTCCCTGTGCATCACCGTAAGCAAGGAAGGGACCACCGGCACCTGGACGCTCGACAGCTTCTCCTGCATCGGCTGCGGCATCTGCGTGGACAACTGTCCGGTCAGCTGCCTGAAGCAGCAGCCCAACCACCGTCCGGTCACCGCCGTGCGCGGCGACATCGTGCTGACCGGCAAGCTGCCGGAAAAGCCCGCCAAGAAGACGGAAAAGGCCCCGGCGCAGTAG
- a CDS encoding NADH-quinone oxidoreductase subunit B family protein, translating into MSFLKTSQIKSPWLMHFDCGSCNGCDIETLACLTPMYDVERFGIINVGNPRHADVLVVTGTVNPRNAQVLKNIYEQMPTPKLVIAVGACGCSGGVFRDAPNVIGGVDKIIPVDVYVPGCPAKPEAIMDAVVTGLAKLKGILEAS; encoded by the coding sequence ATGTCATTCCTCAAAACATCGCAGATCAAGTCGCCCTGGCTCATGCACTTCGACTGCGGCTCGTGCAACGGGTGCGACATTGAGACCCTGGCCTGCCTGACCCCGATGTACGATGTCGAGCGCTTCGGGATCATCAACGTGGGCAACCCGCGCCACGCCGACGTGCTGGTGGTCACAGGCACGGTGAACCCGCGCAATGCGCAGGTCCTCAAGAACATCTACGAACAGATGCCCACGCCCAAGCTGGTCATCGCCGTGGGCGCCTGCGGGTGCTCCGGCGGCGTGTTCCGCGATGCGCCAAACGTCATCGGCGGCGTGGACAAGATCATTCCCGTGGACGTGTACGTGCCCGGCTGCCCGGCCAAGCCCGAGGCCATCATGGACGCGGTTGTCACGGGCCTGGCGAAGCTCAAGGGCATTCTGGAGGCAAGCTGA